The following are encoded in a window of Acipenser ruthenus chromosome 26, fAciRut3.2 maternal haplotype, whole genome shotgun sequence genomic DNA:
- the LOC131701707 gene encoding nuclear pore glycoprotein p62-like isoform X1 produces MSGFNFGASSGGFNFGTTKTTAGGTAGFSLTGASTTGNTGGGFSFGTPSQPQAAAQPSSLFSMATPASSGTQTGFSFGAQATSTPAAAAPVQTTGGGFSFGAGAPKINLAMPNPTQALTSAGLTLGNSMAAPTGTGFSLGGALSTQSTAAPSGGGFSFGASGSLGGAMTQQQQQQQQLQQQQQLQQQQQLQQQQQQLQQQQQLQQQQQQQQQQLQQQQQQLQQQQQQQPAASGFSLGGSAAAQPTSGFSFGAAKVQVTTTAPSATGGGFSFGNSTALATSQPAATLSLGAPATGLTLGSLVPASTAAAASGTTTQGTGMLFGAKPQALASVAPTTTLASTSLGSSLFASPAPVSSAPSSFTLGSTAAPTATSSAAAAAAGGGLGFMQKPLGVTTAASTALSAAAPTGAVTGFSLGMKPAGLGAIGTTAPPATTTITATAASTASVPPVMTYAQLENLINKWSLELEDQERHFLQQATQVNAWDRMLIENGEKITSLHREVEKVKLDQRRLDQEMDFILSQQKELEDLLTPLEESVKEQNGTIYMQNADEEREKTYKLAENIDAQLKRMSQDLKEIIEHVNTSSSSSETSDPVSGGFNLLQICKILNAHMDSLQWIDQNSVLLQRRVEEVSKLCEGRRKEQEKNFRIAFD; encoded by the exons ATGAGTGGATTTAATTTTGGTGCCTCCTCTGGTGGCTTTAACTTCGGTACCACCAAGACGACAGCGGGGGGCACTGCTGGGTTTTCACTGACTGGAGCCAGCACCACTGGAAATACAGGGGGTGGGTTCTCCTTTGGGACACCTTCCCAACCCCAGGCTGCTGCCCAGCCCTCTAGTCTCTTCTCCATGGCTACTCCTGCAAGCTCTGGTACACAAACAGGATTCAGCTTTGGAGCCCAAGCCACTTcaacaccagcagcagcagcacctgtCCAGACCACTGGAGGGGGGTTCTCATTTGG TGCCGGCGCTCCAAAGATAAACCTTGCCATGCCGAATCCCACCCAGGCCTTGACCTCTGCTGGTCTGACCCTGGGTAACAGCATGGCAGCCCCCACAGGCACAGGGTTCTCCCTTGGGGGAGCACTGTCCACCCAGAGCACAGCAGCCCCTTCTGGAGGAGGGTTCAGCTTTGGTGCTAGTGGGAGCCTAGGGGGTGCCATgacacagcagcaacagcagcagcagcaactacagcagcagcagcaactacagcagcagcagcaactacaacagcagcagcagcaactacagcagcagcagcaactacaacagcagcagcagcagcagcagcaacaactacaacagcagcagcagcaactacagcagcagcagcaacaacaaccagCAGCCAGTGGATTCTCCCTTGGGGGTAGTGCTGCTGCCCAACCTACTTCTGGGTTTTCTTTTGGGGCAGCAAAGGTGCAGGTGACCACAACGGCCCCCAGTGCAACTGGTGGGGGATTCTCGTTTGGGAATAGCACTGCCCTTGCAACCAGCCAACCCGCAGCTACACTTTCCCTTGGTGCTCCAGCAACAG ggcTTACTTTGGGATCCTTAGTACCAGCTTCAACTGCAGCAGCGGCCTCAGGGACCACAACCCAGGGGACAGGCATGTTATTTGGAGCCAAACCCCAAG CCCTAGCGTCCGTTGCCCCCACCACCACCCTGGCCAGCACATCATTAGGGTCCTCTCTCTTCGCTTCACCAGCCCCCGTCTCATCAGCTCCCTCCAGTTTCACAC TTGGGTCTACAGCTGCCCCTACAGCTActtcttcagcagcagcagcagcagcaggaggaggattggGGTTCATGCAGAAGCCTCTGGGGGTCACCACAGCAGCCAGCACTGCTCTTTCAG CTGCTGCCCCCACAGGTGCTGTCACCGGGTTTTCCCTCGGAAtgaaacctgcaggattgggcgCTATTGGCACCACAGCTCCCCccgccaccaccaccatcacagcAACTGCAGCCTCAACAGCCAG TGTCCCCCCAGTAATGACATATGCCCAGCTGGAGAACCTGATAAACAAGTGGAGTCTGGAGCTAGAAGACCAGGAGAGGCACTTCCTGCAGCAGGCAACGCAGGTCAATGCCTGGGACCGCATGCTTATTGAGAACGGAGAGAAG ATCACATCTCTACACAGAGAGGTTGAGAAAGTGAAGCTTGACCAGCGAAG GCTGGACCAGGAGATGGATTTCATCCTGTCTCAGCAGAAAGAGCTGGAAGATCTGCTGACACCCCTGGAGGAGTCTGTGAAGGAGCAGAACGGGACCATCTACATGCAGAATGCAGACGAGGAGCGAGAGAAAAC ATACAAGCTGGCAGAGAACATAGATGCCCAGTTGAAGAGAATGTCCCAGGACCTGAAGGAAATCATTGAACACGTCAACACATCCAGCAGCTCCTCTGAAACCAGTGACCCGGTATCCGGGGGATTTAAT
- the LOC131701707 gene encoding nuclear pore glycoprotein p62-like isoform X2 produces MSGFNFGASSGGFNFGTTKTTAGGTAGFSLTGASTTGNTGGGFSFGTPSQPQAAAQPSSLFSMATPASSGTQTGFSFGAQATSTPAAAAPVQTTGGGFSFGAGAPKINLAMPNPTQALTSAGLTLGNSMAAPTGTGFSLGGALSTQSTAAPSGGGFSFGASGSLGGAMTQQQQQQQQLQQQQQLQQQQQLQQQQQQLQQQQQLQQQQQQQQQQLQQQQQQLQQQQQQQPAASGFSLGGSAAAQPTSGFSFGAAKVQVTTTAPSATGGGFSFGNSTALATSQPAATLSLGAPATGLTLGSLVPASTAAAASGTTTQGTGMLFGAKPQALASVAPTTTLASTSLGSSLFASPAPVSSAPSSFTLGSTAAPTATSSAAAAAAGGGLGFMQKPLGVTTAASTALSGAVTGFSLGMKPAGLGAIGTTAPPATTTITATAASTASVPPVMTYAQLENLINKWSLELEDQERHFLQQATQVNAWDRMLIENGEKITSLHREVEKVKLDQRRLDQEMDFILSQQKELEDLLTPLEESVKEQNGTIYMQNADEEREKTYKLAENIDAQLKRMSQDLKEIIEHVNTSSSSSETSDPVSGGFNLLQICKILNAHMDSLQWIDQNSVLLQRRVEEVSKLCEGRRKEQEKNFRIAFD; encoded by the exons ATGAGTGGATTTAATTTTGGTGCCTCCTCTGGTGGCTTTAACTTCGGTACCACCAAGACGACAGCGGGGGGCACTGCTGGGTTTTCACTGACTGGAGCCAGCACCACTGGAAATACAGGGGGTGGGTTCTCCTTTGGGACACCTTCCCAACCCCAGGCTGCTGCCCAGCCCTCTAGTCTCTTCTCCATGGCTACTCCTGCAAGCTCTGGTACACAAACAGGATTCAGCTTTGGAGCCCAAGCCACTTcaacaccagcagcagcagcacctgtCCAGACCACTGGAGGGGGGTTCTCATTTGG TGCCGGCGCTCCAAAGATAAACCTTGCCATGCCGAATCCCACCCAGGCCTTGACCTCTGCTGGTCTGACCCTGGGTAACAGCATGGCAGCCCCCACAGGCACAGGGTTCTCCCTTGGGGGAGCACTGTCCACCCAGAGCACAGCAGCCCCTTCTGGAGGAGGGTTCAGCTTTGGTGCTAGTGGGAGCCTAGGGGGTGCCATgacacagcagcaacagcagcagcagcaactacagcagcagcagcaactacagcagcagcagcaactacaacagcagcagcagcaactacagcagcagcagcaactacaacagcagcagcagcagcagcagcaacaactacaacagcagcagcagcaactacagcagcagcagcaacaacaaccagCAGCCAGTGGATTCTCCCTTGGGGGTAGTGCTGCTGCCCAACCTACTTCTGGGTTTTCTTTTGGGGCAGCAAAGGTGCAGGTGACCACAACGGCCCCCAGTGCAACTGGTGGGGGATTCTCGTTTGGGAATAGCACTGCCCTTGCAACCAGCCAACCCGCAGCTACACTTTCCCTTGGTGCTCCAGCAACAG ggcTTACTTTGGGATCCTTAGTACCAGCTTCAACTGCAGCAGCGGCCTCAGGGACCACAACCCAGGGGACAGGCATGTTATTTGGAGCCAAACCCCAAG CCCTAGCGTCCGTTGCCCCCACCACCACCCTGGCCAGCACATCATTAGGGTCCTCTCTCTTCGCTTCACCAGCCCCCGTCTCATCAGCTCCCTCCAGTTTCACAC TTGGGTCTACAGCTGCCCCTACAGCTActtcttcagcagcagcagcagcagcaggaggaggattggGGTTCATGCAGAAGCCTCTGGGGGTCACCACAGCAGCCAGCACTGCTCTTTCAG GTGCTGTCACCGGGTTTTCCCTCGGAAtgaaacctgcaggattgggcgCTATTGGCACCACAGCTCCCCccgccaccaccaccatcacagcAACTGCAGCCTCAACAGCCAG TGTCCCCCCAGTAATGACATATGCCCAGCTGGAGAACCTGATAAACAAGTGGAGTCTGGAGCTAGAAGACCAGGAGAGGCACTTCCTGCAGCAGGCAACGCAGGTCAATGCCTGGGACCGCATGCTTATTGAGAACGGAGAGAAG ATCACATCTCTACACAGAGAGGTTGAGAAAGTGAAGCTTGACCAGCGAAG GCTGGACCAGGAGATGGATTTCATCCTGTCTCAGCAGAAAGAGCTGGAAGATCTGCTGACACCCCTGGAGGAGTCTGTGAAGGAGCAGAACGGGACCATCTACATGCAGAATGCAGACGAGGAGCGAGAGAAAAC ATACAAGCTGGCAGAGAACATAGATGCCCAGTTGAAGAGAATGTCCCAGGACCTGAAGGAAATCATTGAACACGTCAACACATCCAGCAGCTCCTCTGAAACCAGTGACCCGGTATCCGGGGGATTTAAT